Proteins from a genomic interval of Lycium ferocissimum isolate CSIRO_LF1 unplaced genomic scaffold, AGI_CSIRO_Lferr_CH_V1 ctg60, whole genome shotgun sequence:
- the LOC132045090 gene encoding ribulose bisphosphate carboxylase/oxygenase activase, chloroplastic codes for MALSFHSSALLFNSTPSIPLSPFKQQFPNYSSLCVRCSTPSSSNQQSESQDSNSNQDAPKKKKKKRLSEQSSWEAKDAEGNDYLYRLGAEADNMNIAVGARAGVIDSLFAGNFLGKDSDIVFDYRQKVTRSFAYLQGDYYIAPAFLDKVVCHIVKNYISHLMNAKVPLILGIWGGKGQGKSFQTELIFQAMGIEPVIMSAGELESERAGEPGKLIRERYRTASQVVQNQGKMSCLMINDIDAGLGRFGDTQVTVNNQIVVGTLMNLCDNPTRVSIGQDWRQSDISHRIPIIVTGNDFSTLYAPLIRDGRMDKFYWQPTQEDIVNIVCRMYEKDGITSDEVATIVSTFPNQALDFYGAMRSRTYDQSILKWVEDSGGAEDIGRRFLRQRKKGELPVFVPPEQTIEALLESGYSLAKEQQLIMENKLSREYMKNMDE; via the exons ATGGCTCTCAGTTTTCACTCGTCTGCTCTGCTCTTCAACTCCACCCCTTCAATTCCACTTTCCCCTTTTAAGCAGCAATTCCCCAATTACTCTTCACTCTGTGTTCGTTGTTCCACTCCAAGTTCTAGTAATCAACAAAGTGAAAGCCAAGACTCAAATTCCAATCAAGATGCAccgaaaaagaagaagaagaaaaggctATCTGAACAGTCTTCATGGGAAGCTAAAGATGCCGAAGGCAACGATTATCTTTACAGGCTTGGCGCCGAGGCTGATAATATGAATATCGCTGTTGGTGCTAGGGCTGGTGTCATTGATAGTCTCTTCGCTGGAAATTTCCTCGGGAAAGACT CGGATATTGTGTTTGATTATCGGCAGAAGGTGACTAGGTCGTTTGCTTACCTTCAAGGAGATTACTATATTGCTCCGGCGTTTCTG GATAAAGTCG TGTGTCACATTGTGAAGAACTACATTTCTCATCTTATGAACGCCAAAGTTCCCCTGATTCTAG GCATTTGGGGAGGAAAAGGTCAAGGCAAATCATTTCAGACCGAACTGATCTTTCAGGCAATGGGAATTGAACCTGTCATTATGTCTGCAGGAGAGCTTGAATCAGAAAGAGCtg GAGAACCGGGAAAGTTAATACGTGAGCGTTACAGAACTGCTTCTCAAGTGGTTCAGAACCAA GGGAAAATGAGTTGTTTGATGATCAACGATATTGATGCTGGCCTTGGTAGATTTG GTGACACTCAAGTGACAGTCAACAACCAAATTGTtgttggaactctgatgaattTGTGTGATAATCCTACAAGGGTTAGCATAGGCCAGGACTGGAGACAATCAGATATATCACACAGGATTCCTATAATTGTGACAGGAAATGATTTTTCAACATTGTATGCTCCCCTAATTCGTGACGGGAGAATGGATAAGTTCTATTG GCAGCCCACCCAAGAAGACATCGTGAATATTGTTTGTAGAATGTACGAGAAAGATGGCATAACAAGTGATGAGGTTGCGACTATTGTTAGTACATTCCCAAATCAAG CATTGGATTTTTATGGAGCTATGAGATCTAGAACATACGACCAGTCCATCCTAAAG TGGGTTGAAGACTCTGGAGGTGCTGAAGATATTGGCAGAAGATTTCTTCgacaaagaaagaagggagaaCTCCCAGTTTTTGTTCCTCCAGAG CAAACGATCGAAGCCTTACTTGAATCGGGATACTCTCTTGCCAAAGAACAACAGCTGATTATGGAGAACAAACTTTCAAGAGAATACATGAAGAACATGGATGAATAG